In the Mycolicibacter sp. MU0102 genome, one interval contains:
- a CDS encoding peptidylprolyl isomerase translates to MADCDAMTSSSIATATATLHTNRGDIKIALFGNHAPKTVANFVGLSQGTKEYSTTNASGGSSGPFYDGAVFHRVINGFMIQGGDPTGTGRGGPGYKFEDEFHPELVFDKPYLLAMANAGPGTNGSQFFITVGQTPHLNRKHTIFGEVVDADSQAVVDAIATTATDRADRPTEPVVIESITVA, encoded by the coding sequence ATGGCAGACTGTGATGCCATGACCTCCAGCTCCATTGCCACCGCAACTGCCACGCTGCACACCAACCGCGGCGACATCAAGATCGCGCTGTTCGGCAACCACGCTCCCAAGACCGTGGCCAACTTCGTCGGCCTGTCCCAGGGCACCAAGGAGTACTCGACCACCAACGCCTCCGGCGGCTCGTCGGGGCCGTTCTACGACGGCGCGGTGTTCCACCGGGTGATCAATGGCTTCATGATCCAGGGCGGCGACCCGACCGGTACCGGTCGCGGCGGCCCCGGCTACAAGTTCGAGGACGAGTTCCACCCCGAGCTGGTGTTCGACAAGCCCTACCTGCTGGCGATGGCCAACGCCGGACCGGGTACCAACGGCTCGCAGTTCTTCATCACCGTGGGCCAGACCCCGCACCTGAACCGCAAGCACACCATCTTCGGTGAGGTCGTGGACGCGGACTCGCAGGCCGTCGTGGACGCCATCGCCACCACCGCGACCGACCGTGCCGACCGGCCCACCGAGCCCGTCGTCATCGAGTCGATCACCGTCGCCTAG
- a CDS encoding PH domain-containing protein has product MTQDRHEQTEWSPPAGGIAGCALVGGVLAIGAVTVATDTPGRVLASVAGVGLMVFAGLSWRARPKLALTFDGLAVRGWWRTRVLTPDSLTRLRVTEYQRIGRKHRLLEIETLDDELLILSRWDLGTDPRDVFEVLSAAGYTGR; this is encoded by the coding sequence ATGACTCAGGACCGGCATGAGCAGACGGAGTGGTCGCCACCGGCCGGCGGAATCGCCGGTTGCGCGCTTGTCGGGGGGGTATTAGCCATCGGCGCTGTGACGGTCGCCACAGATACGCCAGGACGTGTTCTGGCCAGCGTTGCCGGAGTCGGCCTGATGGTGTTTGCCGGGTTGTCTTGGCGGGCCCGGCCCAAGCTCGCGCTGACGTTCGACGGCCTTGCGGTGCGCGGTTGGTGGCGTACCCGAGTGCTCACCCCGGACAGCCTTACCCGGCTTCGGGTCACGGAGTATCAGCGCATCGGGCGCAAGCATCGGCTACTGGAGATCGAGACGCTCGATGACGAGCTGCTGATCTTGTCGCGGTGGGATTTGGGAACCGACCCACGCGATGTGTTTGAAGTACTGTCAGCGGCCGGTTACACCGGCCGCTGA
- the crgA gene encoding cell division protein CrgA: protein MPKSKVRKKTTSFTPSSVSRTPVKVKGGPSSTWFVALFLGLMLLGLVWLMVYQLGATGLDAPAALNWMAELGPWNYAIAFAFMITGLLLTMRWH from the coding sequence ATGCCCAAGTCCAAGGTTCGCAAGAAGACCACCAGCTTCACCCCTTCGTCGGTGAGCCGTACCCCGGTCAAGGTCAAAGGCGGCCCATCCAGCACATGGTTCGTCGCACTGTTCCTGGGGCTGATGCTCCTCGGACTGGTGTGGCTGATGGTGTATCAGCTCGGGGCCACCGGACTGGACGCCCCCGCGGCGCTCAACTGGATGGCTGAGCTGGGCCCGTGGAACTACGCCATCGCGTTTGCCTTCATGATCACCGGGCTGTTGCTCACCATGCGCTGGCACTGA
- a CDS encoding DUF881 domain-containing protein produces MERSGLPSSGRRSPWRLGVPLVCLLAGLLLAATHGVSGGKEIRRGDAPRLVDLVRSTQATVEDLTAQRDVLAAGVGSVHGRGSGVALSAMRKRSEQLAEAAGLEAMHGPGLVVTLTDAQRDANGRFPRDASPDDLVVHQQDISAVLNALWSSGAEAVQMQDQRITAASAPRCVGNTLLLDGRTYSPPYVVTAIGDPAAMQAALAADPLITLYKQYVIRFGLGYSEQVGTDLVVAETPAVARMRYAVPAGPVDY; encoded by the coding sequence ATGGAGCGCAGCGGGCTGCCCTCTTCCGGCCGCCGCTCCCCGTGGCGGCTCGGAGTTCCGCTGGTCTGCCTACTGGCCGGCCTGCTGCTGGCGGCCACGCACGGGGTCTCGGGCGGCAAAGAGATCCGGCGTGGTGACGCCCCCCGGCTGGTCGATCTGGTCCGCTCGACCCAGGCCACAGTGGAAGACCTCACCGCACAACGTGACGTGTTGGCAGCCGGTGTGGGTTCGGTTCACGGTCGAGGCTCCGGGGTTGCCCTGTCGGCGATGCGCAAACGCAGCGAGCAACTCGCCGAGGCCGCCGGGCTGGAGGCGATGCACGGGCCGGGCCTGGTGGTGACACTCACCGACGCCCAGCGCGACGCCAACGGCCGGTTCCCCCGGGACGCCTCCCCCGACGACCTGGTGGTGCACCAACAGGACATCTCCGCTGTGCTCAACGCATTGTGGAGTTCCGGAGCCGAAGCGGTGCAGATGCAGGACCAGCGGATCACCGCGGCGTCGGCGCCGCGCTGCGTGGGCAACACCCTGCTCTTGGACGGCCGAACCTACAGCCCCCCGTACGTGGTGACCGCGATCGGTGACCCGGCCGCGATGCAGGCCGCCTTGGCCGCCGATCCCCTGATCACGCTGTACAAGCAGTACGTGATCCGGTTCGGTTTGGGCTACAGCGAGCAGGTCGGGACGGACCTCGTGGTCGCCGAGACCCCGGCCGTCGCCCGGATGCGCTACGCCGTGCCAGCCGGGCCGGTCGACTACTGA
- a CDS encoding aminodeoxychorismate/anthranilate synthase component II, which translates to MRILVVDNYDSFVFNLVQYLGQLGVQAAVWRNDDARLADPAAAVADFDGVLLSPGPGTPERAGASIALVGACAAAGIPVLGVCLGHQAIGVAFGGTVGRAPELLHGKTSTVFHSDAGVLKGLPDPFTATRYHSLTILPETLPPVLEATARTRGGVIMAVRHTELPIHGVQFHPESILTEGGHRMLANWLGYCGYSCDDSLVRRLEEEIAATVQTARPPAPVP; encoded by the coding sequence GTGCGGATCCTCGTCGTCGACAATTACGACAGCTTTGTGTTCAACCTGGTCCAGTATCTGGGCCAGTTGGGTGTGCAGGCTGCCGTCTGGCGTAACGACGACGCCCGCCTGGCCGACCCGGCCGCTGCGGTGGCCGACTTCGACGGGGTGCTGCTGAGCCCCGGGCCGGGCACGCCCGAACGTGCCGGCGCCTCGATCGCCTTGGTCGGTGCGTGCGCGGCCGCGGGGATCCCCGTGCTAGGAGTCTGCCTGGGGCACCAAGCGATCGGCGTGGCCTTCGGCGGCACGGTGGGCCGGGCGCCGGAGCTGCTGCACGGCAAGACCAGCACGGTCTTTCACTCCGATGCCGGGGTGCTCAAGGGTTTGCCGGATCCGTTCACGGCCACCCGCTACCACTCGTTGACGATCCTGCCCGAGACGCTGCCCCCCGTTCTGGAGGCGACGGCGCGCACCCGCGGCGGGGTGATCATGGCGGTGCGGCACACCGAGCTGCCCATCCACGGGGTGCAGTTCCACCCGGAGTCCATCCTCACCGAGGGCGGTCACCGGATGCTGGCCAACTGGCTGGGTTATTGCGGCTACAGCTGCGACGACTCCTTGGTGCGCCGGTTGGAGGAGGAAATCGCCGCGACGGTGCAGACCGCGCGCCCGCCCGCCCCTGTTCCGTAG
- the pknB gene encoding Stk1 family PASTA domain-containing Ser/Thr kinase, which produces MTTPQRLSDRYELGEILGFGGMSEVHRAVDTRLHREVAVKVLRADLARDPSFYLRFRREAQNAAALNHPAIVAVYDTGEAETPAGPLPYIVMELVEGVTLRDIVHNDGPMTPIRAIEVIADACQALNFSHQHGIIHRDVKPANIMIDMHNAVKVMDFGIARAVADAGNSVTQTAAVIGTAQYLSPEQARGDTVDARSDVYSLGCVLYEILTGDPPFVGDSPVAVAYQHVREDPVPPSQRLPGLPADLDAVVLKALAKNPDNRYQTAAEMRADLVRVHNGETPEAPRVLTEADRASIMTPRAGDGIGAQTDPLPRQELDFGHERPGSVGRWLIAAIVLAVLTVIVTVSINTFGGRTHQIQVPDVSGRASVDAIAELQNKGFKTRTEQRADSHVPPDHVIGTDPPAGAPANKGDKITVDVSYGPEQRQLPDVATLSYADAVKKLTAAGFGKFKQVNSPSTPELKDKVVGTNPPANQTTAVTNEIIIVIGSGPATKPVPDVIGQTLDLAQKNLTVYGFTKITEVTVDSPRPAGEVIATSPPSGETVPVDAVIELRVSRGNQFVMPDLAGMFWTDAEPQLRALGWTGMLVKGADVDAGGSGHNRVLYQSPAAGQGVNTDGNITLRFGQ; this is translated from the coding sequence ATGACCACGCCGCAGCGGCTGTCGGACCGCTACGAACTCGGCGAGATCCTTGGCTTCGGCGGGATGTCGGAGGTGCACCGCGCCGTCGACACCCGCCTGCACCGCGAGGTCGCCGTGAAGGTGCTGCGCGCCGACCTGGCCCGCGACCCCAGTTTCTACCTGCGCTTCCGGCGGGAGGCGCAGAACGCCGCGGCCTTGAACCACCCGGCGATCGTCGCTGTCTACGACACCGGTGAAGCCGAGACTCCGGCCGGGCCGCTGCCCTACATCGTGATGGAGCTCGTCGAGGGCGTCACGCTGCGCGACATCGTGCACAACGACGGCCCGATGACGCCGATCCGCGCCATCGAGGTGATCGCGGACGCCTGCCAAGCGCTGAACTTCAGCCACCAGCACGGCATCATCCACCGCGACGTCAAGCCGGCCAACATCATGATCGACATGCACAACGCGGTGAAGGTCATGGACTTCGGCATCGCCCGTGCCGTCGCCGACGCCGGCAACAGCGTCACCCAGACCGCCGCCGTGATCGGCACCGCCCAGTACCTCTCGCCCGAACAGGCTCGCGGCGACACCGTCGACGCTCGCTCCGACGTGTACTCGCTGGGCTGCGTGCTGTACGAAATCCTCACCGGCGACCCACCTTTCGTCGGCGACTCGCCGGTGGCGGTGGCCTACCAGCACGTCCGCGAAGACCCGGTACCCCCGTCGCAGCGGCTCCCGGGCCTGCCCGCGGATCTGGACGCAGTGGTGCTCAAGGCGCTGGCGAAGAATCCGGACAATCGCTACCAGACCGCCGCCGAGATGCGCGCCGATCTGGTGCGGGTCCACAACGGGGAGACGCCCGAAGCGCCGCGGGTGCTCACCGAGGCGGACCGTGCCTCGATCATGACGCCGCGCGCCGGCGACGGCATCGGCGCGCAGACCGACCCGCTGCCCCGCCAGGAACTCGACTTCGGCCACGAGCGGCCGGGTTCGGTGGGCCGCTGGCTGATCGCCGCGATCGTGCTCGCCGTGCTGACCGTCATCGTCACGGTGTCGATCAACACGTTCGGCGGCCGCACCCACCAGATTCAGGTTCCCGACGTCAGCGGCCGTGCGTCGGTCGATGCGATCGCCGAACTACAGAACAAGGGCTTCAAGACCCGCACCGAGCAACGCGCCGATTCTCACGTCCCGCCCGACCATGTGATCGGCACCGACCCACCCGCCGGCGCCCCGGCGAACAAGGGCGACAAGATCACCGTCGACGTGTCCTACGGGCCGGAGCAGCGCCAGCTTCCCGATGTCGCGACCCTGAGCTACGCCGACGCGGTCAAGAAGCTCACGGCCGCCGGGTTCGGCAAGTTCAAGCAGGTCAACTCGCCGTCGACCCCGGAACTCAAGGACAAGGTGGTCGGCACCAACCCGCCGGCGAATCAGACCACGGCGGTCACCAACGAGATCATCATCGTGATCGGCAGTGGCCCGGCCACCAAGCCCGTTCCCGACGTGATCGGCCAGACACTGGATCTAGCCCAGAAGAACCTGACCGTCTACGGCTTCACCAAGATCACCGAGGTGACGGTGGACAGTCCGCGGCCGGCCGGCGAGGTGATCGCCACCAGCCCGCCCAGCGGTGAGACGGTGCCCGTCGACGCGGTGATCGAGCTGCGGGTGTCGCGGGGCAACCAGTTTGTGATGCCGGATCTGGCCGGCATGTTCTGGACCGACGCCGAACCGCAGCTGCGGGCACTGGGCTGGACCGGGATGCTGGTCAAGGGCGCCGACGTCGATGCCGGCGGGTCCGGACACAACCGGGTGCTCTACCAGAGCCCCGCGGCCGGCCAGGGTGTGAACACCGACGGCAACATCACGCTGCGCTTCGGCCAGTAG
- a CDS encoding protein kinase domain-containing protein: MSPQVGAALAGRYRLQRLIATGGMGQVWEAVDNRLGRRVAVKVLKPEFSSDPEFIERFRAEARNTAMLNHPGIASVHDYGETELDGEGRTAFLVMELVNGEPLNSVLKRTGRLSLRHALDMLEQTGRALQVAHSTGLVHRDVKPGNIMITPTGQVKITDFGIAKAVDAAPVTQTGMVMGTAQYIAPEQALGQDATAASDVYSLGVVGYEVLSGRRPFTGDGALTVAMKHIKEPPPPLPAELPPNVRELIEITLAKNPGMRYRSGGPFADAVAAVRSGRRPTRPSQALPAGRAAPSAIPSGVVTRAAPPVSARATAARRARPSTGTHRTPPPRRTFTAGQRALLWAAGVLGTLAIIIAVLIVVNAKSPGGSLAPATVTDTGAPLTSSSSAEPSSASPPAHSSGWTWHGTSR, translated from the coding sequence ATGAGTCCACAGGTCGGCGCGGCACTGGCCGGGCGTTATCGGTTGCAGCGGCTCATCGCCACCGGCGGTATGGGTCAGGTGTGGGAGGCCGTCGACAACCGGCTGGGCCGGCGCGTCGCGGTCAAGGTGCTCAAGCCGGAGTTCTCCTCGGACCCGGAGTTCATCGAGCGGTTCCGGGCCGAGGCCCGCAACACCGCGATGCTCAACCATCCCGGTATCGCCAGCGTGCACGACTACGGCGAGACCGAGCTGGACGGCGAAGGCCGCACCGCGTTCCTGGTGATGGAACTGGTCAATGGCGAGCCGCTGAACTCGGTGCTCAAGCGGACCGGGCGATTATCGCTGCGGCACGCGCTGGACATGCTGGAGCAGACCGGGCGCGCACTACAAGTGGCGCACAGCACCGGGCTGGTGCACCGCGACGTCAAGCCCGGCAACATCATGATCACCCCCACCGGCCAGGTGAAGATCACCGACTTCGGCATCGCCAAGGCCGTCGACGCGGCCCCGGTCACCCAGACCGGCATGGTGATGGGCACCGCCCAGTACATCGCCCCGGAGCAGGCGCTGGGCCAGGACGCCACCGCCGCCAGTGACGTGTACTCGCTGGGTGTGGTCGGCTACGAGGTGCTGTCGGGCCGCCGTCCGTTCACCGGCGACGGTGCGCTGACCGTCGCGATGAAGCACATCAAGGAGCCCCCGCCGCCGCTGCCGGCCGAGTTGCCGCCCAACGTGCGCGAACTGATCGAGATCACGCTGGCCAAGAACCCGGGGATGCGCTACCGCAGCGGCGGCCCGTTCGCCGACGCGGTGGCCGCGGTGCGATCCGGGCGCCGTCCCACCCGACCCAGTCAGGCACTGCCGGCCGGCCGCGCCGCCCCGTCGGCCATCCCTTCGGGTGTCGTCACCCGGGCCGCTCCGCCCGTGTCGGCCCGGGCCACCGCGGCGCGCCGAGCCCGGCCCAGCACCGGCACCCATCGCACGCCCCCGCCGCGGCGCACGTTCACCGCCGGGCAGCGCGCGCTGCTGTGGGCGGCCGGTGTGCTCGGCACGCTGGCGATCATCATCGCGGTGCTGATCGTGGTCAACGCCAAGAGTCCGGGCGGCTCGTTGGCGCCGGCCACCGTCACCGACACCGGGGCGCCACTGACCAGCTCGTCGAGCGCTGAACCGTCGTCGGCCTCACCGCCCGCGCATTCGTCGGGTTGGACCTGGCACGGGACGTCGCGATGA
- the pbpA gene encoding D,D-transpeptidase PbpA: protein MNTSLRRVTMTLMALIVLLLGNATLTQVFAADGLRADPRNQRVLLDEYSRQRGQITAAGQLLAYSVATDDRIKYQRIYPDPAVYAPVTGFYSLRYSSSGLERAEDTVLNGSDPRLFGLRLADFFTGRSPRGGTVETTLRPRVQQAGWEAMQKGCTGGCRGAVVALEPSTGKVLAMVSAPSYDPNLLSSHDSAKQGQAWQQLRDDPTSPLTNRAISETYPPGSTFKVITTAAALQAGVSENEPLTNAARIALPDSTVTLENYGGSTCEGSNEQTVPLRMAFARSCNTAFVQLGIRTGVDALRSTAQGFGLDITPEPMPLQVAESTVGRIGDAAALGMTSIGQKDVAITPLKNAVIAATIANGGLTMQPYLVDGLEGPDLAGIATTQPREQRRAVSSQVAAKLTELMIDAERMTQQEGAIPGVQIASKTGTAEHGPDPRNTPPHAWYIAFAPASAPKVAVAVLVEDGGDRLAATGGALAAPIGRAVIQAALQGRS from the coding sequence ATGAACACCTCCTTGCGCCGCGTCACGATGACCCTGATGGCGCTGATCGTGCTGCTGTTGGGCAACGCCACCCTGACCCAGGTCTTCGCCGCCGATGGGCTGCGCGCCGACCCGCGCAACCAGCGGGTGCTGCTCGACGAATACTCCCGGCAACGCGGCCAGATCACCGCCGCCGGCCAGCTGCTGGCCTACTCGGTCGCCACCGACGACCGGATCAAATACCAGCGCATCTACCCCGACCCGGCGGTGTATGCGCCGGTCACCGGGTTCTACTCGCTGCGGTACTCCAGCAGCGGCCTCGAGCGCGCCGAGGACACCGTGCTCAACGGGTCGGACCCGCGCCTGTTCGGGCTGCGGTTGGCCGACTTCTTCACCGGCCGCAGCCCGCGCGGCGGCACCGTGGAGACCACCCTCCGGCCGCGGGTGCAGCAAGCCGGCTGGGAGGCGATGCAGAAGGGTTGCACCGGCGGCTGCCGCGGCGCGGTGGTGGCCCTGGAGCCGTCCACCGGCAAGGTCCTGGCGATGGTGTCAGCGCCGTCCTATGACCCCAACCTGCTGTCCTCGCACGATTCGGCCAAGCAGGGTCAGGCCTGGCAACAGCTGCGCGACGACCCCACCTCGCCGCTGACCAACCGCGCCATCAGCGAGACGTACCCGCCGGGCTCGACGTTCAAGGTGATCACGACGGCGGCGGCGCTGCAGGCCGGCGTCAGTGAGAACGAGCCGCTGACCAACGCGGCGCGGATCGCGCTGCCCGACAGCACGGTCACGCTGGAGAACTACGGCGGCAGCACCTGCGAGGGTAGTAACGAGCAGACCGTTCCGCTGCGGATGGCGTTCGCGCGTTCCTGCAACACCGCCTTCGTCCAGTTGGGTATTCGTACCGGCGTGGACGCTCTGCGCAGCACTGCCCAGGGGTTCGGGCTGGATATCACCCCCGAGCCGATGCCGCTGCAGGTCGCGGAGTCCACCGTCGGCCGGATCGGCGACGCGGCCGCGCTCGGCATGACCAGCATCGGCCAGAAGGATGTCGCGATCACCCCGCTGAAGAACGCGGTCATCGCGGCGACCATCGCCAACGGCGGGCTGACCATGCAGCCGTATCTGGTCGACGGCCTGGAGGGTCCGGACCTGGCGGGCATCGCCACCACCCAACCGCGCGAGCAGCGCCGTGCAGTGTCCTCGCAGGTCGCGGCTAAGCTAACTGAACTAATGATCGACGCCGAAAGAATGACCCAGCAGGAGGGGGCCATCCCGGGCGTACAGATCGCGTCGAAGACCGGCACCGCCGAACACGGTCCCGATCCGCGGAACACCCCGCCGCACGCGTGGTACATCGCCTTTGCCCCGGCCAGCGCCCCGAAAGTGGCCGTTGCCGTCCTAGTCGAAGACGGTGGTGACCGCTTGGCCGCCACCGGCGGTGCCTTGGCGGCACCGATCGGTCGCGCCGTGATCCAAGCCGCCCTGCAGGGGCGCTCATGA
- a CDS encoding FtsW/RodA/SpoVE family cell cycle protein — protein MNTAPQPPVTLTPALPDRRNAELLLLCFATMIIAVAMLIVEAGHEQGLRPDLVGYGVAFLVLFGFAHLVIRRSARYADPLLLPVVALLNGLGLVMIHRIDLGVGIDGADARPGASAQMLWTLVGVGVFALVLVALKDHRQLSGSGYVCGLAGLVLLVIPALLPASLSERQGAKIWIRLPGFSIQPAEFSKILLLIFFAAVLVSKRRLFTSAGKHVLGMNLPRPRDLAPLLAAWVISVGVMAFEKDLGTSLLLYASFLVVVYLATRRFSWMVIGMLLFAAGSVAAYFLFSHVRVRVQTWLDPFADPEGVGYQMVQSLFSFATGGIFGTGLGNGQPGYVPAASTDFIIAAFGEELGLVGLAGVLILYTIVIVRGMRTAIAVRDSFGKLLAAGLAATLGIQLFIVVGGVTKLIPLTGLTTPWLSYGGSSLLANYVLLAIVLRVSHAARRPLSTHPVRPTPIGDTGTAVIERV, from the coding sequence GTGAACACCGCACCGCAGCCGCCGGTGACCCTGACCCCGGCGCTGCCGGATCGACGTAACGCCGAACTGCTGCTGCTGTGCTTCGCCACCATGATCATCGCGGTGGCGATGCTGATCGTCGAGGCCGGTCACGAGCAGGGCCTGCGCCCCGACCTGGTCGGTTACGGGGTGGCGTTTCTGGTGCTGTTCGGCTTCGCGCACCTGGTGATCCGGCGGTCGGCGCGTTACGCCGATCCGCTGCTGCTGCCGGTGGTGGCCCTGCTCAACGGCCTTGGGCTGGTGATGATCCACCGCATCGACCTGGGAGTCGGGATCGACGGCGCCGACGCGCGTCCCGGCGCCAGCGCGCAGATGCTGTGGACACTGGTCGGCGTCGGAGTTTTCGCGCTGGTGCTGGTGGCCCTCAAAGACCATCGCCAACTCTCCGGCAGCGGCTACGTCTGCGGCCTGGCCGGCCTGGTGCTGCTGGTGATCCCCGCCCTGCTACCGGCCTCGCTGTCCGAGCGCCAGGGCGCCAAAATCTGGATTCGGTTGCCGGGCTTCTCAATTCAGCCCGCCGAGTTCTCCAAGATCTTGTTGCTGATCTTCTTTGCCGCGGTGCTGGTGTCCAAGCGCCGGTTGTTCACCAGCGCCGGCAAGCACGTGCTGGGCATGAACCTGCCCCGGCCCCGCGACTTGGCGCCGCTGCTGGCCGCCTGGGTGATCTCGGTCGGGGTCATGGCGTTCGAGAAGGACCTCGGCACGTCGCTGCTGCTGTACGCCTCGTTCCTGGTGGTGGTGTACCTGGCCACCCGCCGGTTCAGCTGGATGGTGATCGGCATGCTGCTGTTCGCCGCCGGCAGCGTGGCCGCCTACTTCCTGTTCAGCCACGTCCGGGTGCGGGTGCAGACCTGGCTCGACCCCTTCGCCGACCCGGAGGGTGTCGGCTATCAGATGGTGCAGTCGCTGTTCAGCTTCGCCACCGGCGGCATCTTCGGCACCGGGTTGGGCAACGGACAGCCCGGTTATGTGCCCGCGGCGTCGACGGACTTCATCATCGCCGCGTTCGGCGAGGAGCTGGGCCTGGTCGGGCTCGCCGGTGTGCTGATCCTGTACACCATCGTGATCGTGCGCGGGATGCGGACAGCGATCGCGGTGCGTGACAGCTTCGGCAAGCTGTTGGCCGCCGGCTTGGCCGCCACCTTGGGCATTCAGCTGTTCATCGTGGTCGGCGGGGTGACGAAGCTGATTCCGCTGACCGGGCTCACCACCCCGTGGCTGTCCTATGGCGGGTCGTCGTTGCTGGCCAACTATGTGCTGCTGGCGATAGTGCTGCGCGTCTCGCACGCCGCCCGCCGGCCGCTGAGCACCCATCCCGTGCGCCCGACTCCGATCGGCGACACCGGCACGGCGGTGATCGAGCGCGTATGA